GGCCACGTTGAAAATCCTGGCGGGTATGGCCAACGATTCGTTGCTAAGATACGACCGCCAATATTGGACCATGCCTTCCGATAACAGGCGTTTCCATTTCTCCGCATCGGATTCGTTCGATGCCTGGGTCGGGAGTGTTTTCTTCAACTTCGCCTGATTAGCCTGGGCGGTCTGCACCATCATAACCTTGGTGGCCACGAAGTCATCCACGGAGTTGCCTGTAGTACCGATGAGCGTGGCATTGGCCGTAGCCCACGTCTGGATGCCTTCTGCTGTGGTGGCGTTGCATTGCCTCAAGAGTTCGTCCAGCGGCATCACGGGCTTGGGTTCTGCATGAACGGTCGTTGCCTGGACCTCCGCCATGCGCTCTTCCACCTTGGCGGATATGAGGTCGTCGAGCGTTGCTTCAAGGTCCCTGATTAAAATCTGCTTGTTTGCCTGCAACTCTTCTATAATATCTGATGTAGCGGAACTATGCCCAAATCCCTGGGTCAGAAGATAATTGTTGGCGAGTATGTCCACAGCATCCGACAGGTTCTTGGCCAGCTTCTTTCTCAAAATGTCATCAAGGACATCCAGCGTTTGCTTCGATACGGAAACCGAGAGCTTACTGCGGATTCGTGGCAACCGCCTCACCTCCGGCGTTCGCCTTCTCCCGTGCCTGCCGAATGAACTCGTCTATGGCGTGAGAGCGATTGCGCCACCGCTTCTCTTCGATTTGTTGGTCCAGCCAATTGATGTTGTCCTCTTCCAGCGTGAAGGAATAACCTTGCTTATTATTGCCCATGAAAATCCCCGCTGCGTTCGGTTAGAACGTTGTGTGTA
The window above is part of the Dehalococcoidia bacterium genome. Proteins encoded here:
- a CDS encoding ribbon-helix-helix domain-containing protein; the encoded protein is MGNNKQGYSFTLEEDNINWLDQQIEEKRWRNRSHAIDEFIRQAREKANAGGEAVATNPQ